The Treponema succinifaciens DSM 2489 region GATGGGCAAGAAAAATGCCATTTCTTCAAAGGACTTGATTGAGCTTAGCGGATATATGCTCGACAAGCGTTATGGAAAACTTCGGCCGTCAGAAGAAAATTTAAGATTTTCTATAGAAGATGTCAGAAAACTTTTGGAAACCGCACTGAAATCTGCTCCGGAAAATTCTGTTGCGCTTTACAACATGGGCCGTTATTTTGTTGAAACTAGAAGCGGACGCAATGCGGCAAAACTTCTTGAGGCTTCTATAAATTCCTTTGAAAATCAGCCAAAGAGAAACCGCAAGGACACTTACAAATACATAAACGCAGTCAGGCTGTTGGGTGAAGAAATGCGCAATCAGCGTGAATATCTTACTGCGGAAGAATTATACGGAAAAGGAATTGAAATTTTTGAGCGCGAGAGGGATTCAAGCGGATTTGAAAGTGATGAAAATGTTGGAACTTTGTATTCTGATTTGGCGGATTTGGACTATTTTATTTCCGGGGATAATGCCGCCGCTTTAAGGAATTATCAGAACGCAGTGAACAACAAGCACGACACTTCATCTGTGCGTTATAGAATTGGATATATCCAGTATCAAAATAGAAATTATCCTGCCGCTTTGGGCTCGTTTATAAAGAGCCAGGACACAAATGAAAATGACACACATCTTTTGCTTGCCCTTGCGAACACTTTGAATTTGAGCGGAGACAATTATATTGCGCGTGGATATTATGAAAGGCTTCTTTCTATTCTTGATGTTGAACGTGAAAAATATGGAGTTGTGCTTCCGCAGATTCGTGATGACCATGCCGATATTGTTGATACTTACATGAAGGCTTCCAACAATCTTGGAGTTACGCTTTCAAGAATTGCATCTGCAACAGGAGACAGCTCGCTGAATGCAAAATCGATTGTCAGCTTGCAGGAAAGTCTTAGAGCTTGGGATGCAATGACAAGAAATCAGACAACGATGATAAGGCTTGACGGTTCAAATCTTGCCGAGCAAAACATAAAATATATAACGCGCCCTGTTTCTGGATATGAACCTGAAATCTATACAGAAATTCCGCGGCTTTTAAATGGAGAGGAAGGACTGGAATAATTATGATGGCTCTTTTCTCAAAAAAATACAGCGGAATAATTTCTCGCCAGAAAATAATTGGAATTTTAAAAGAGCTTTTCAGAAAGTCAATTCATCTGTGCAGTGCATTTGTTCCGTGTTTTCTTTGGATTGCATACAAGCCGACTATCGCTTGTCTTTTTGCGCTGGTTGTTTTTTATTCCGCCGCGGAAATTTTGCGTTTGAATGGAAAGGAAGTTTTTTTAATTTCCGCCGTAACAGAAGCCGCCGCTAGAAAACGCGATGAAAATAAATTCGTTCTAGGTCCTGTAACGCTGGTTTTGGGAATTATTTTGAGCGCAATTTTATGGGAAAAACTTCCTGCCGCAATTGGAATTTATGCTCTCGCCTTTGGAGACGGACTTGCAAGTCTTGCAGGAAAACTTTTTGGAAGAATTCAGATTCCATTTACAGAAGGAAAAACTGTCGCAGGAAGCCTCACTTGTTTTTCTGCGATTTTCATTTCTTGCTATTTGGCTTGCTTTTTTATGTTTCAAGGACAGACGGATATAACAAAGGTTTCGCTCATAATTGCAGGAGCTGGAATGCTTATTGAAATTCTTCCGCTAAAGGATTTTGACAATCTTTTTATTCCGATTTTGCTCGGCGGATTAGCTCAATATTTGCTTTGCTAGTTCCAGGTGTTTTCCAAATAGTGAACGGTCTTTAAATAAAGAACGCATCCTGAAGCATAAAGAATAATCGCAATGAAAAATTCAAGCCAGCAGTCTGTGTTGCATAAAAGTCCGTAGCCTGTCGCAAGAATTACAATGCCCAATGCCTTTATGTAAATCCCATTTATTCCTTTTGTATAAGCTTCTGCCAAAACTGAAAAGATTGTTACTACAACAATAAAAACTCTTATGACCGCAAAAAATTTTCTAAAACCCCAAAGAACTGTGCATGTCGAAGTTGTTATTGTCGTATCCATCGGGTAAAAAAATCCGAATGCGCAAGTTGAAGCAAGCAAAATAAAAATGTTCCGTTCTGCATTTTGAAGTTCTTCCGCGGAAGAAAAAACTGTCGCAAAGAAAAGACTCATCGGCGCAAGAAATCTTCCGGCTGCAACAATCCGTCCAATGTAAATTAAAAAAAGCGAATTTGTTTTCCAAAATCCAAAAAGAGGCAAAAGAATTCTCGCGCTTTCTGTAACGCAGCTGATTATAAATCCGGAAAAAAATAAAATTTCAAGTGAAGGCGTTTTTTCAAATCCTTTAAAAATTGCGATTGAAAGTGCTGGAGCTGAAAGACTGAATGCAATTATTGCCGCCAATGATGAATTAAAATTGTACGGGCACAATCCGCCTTTTGGAATAAGAACGAACGGTCGCATCGGATTTATCGGCGGAACTATTGATTTTGCCGCCGCCGCAATGCAAAGAACTGTAATGTTGAACAAAAAAATTATCGCGCTGAATATAAATAGAAAAAGAAAAATTCTGTTCTTGTTTTTTAAAGTCATGCCTAAAGAATACTCCAGCGGTTTCTTTTTATCAAGGGAAACACTTTTGCTTTTCCGCGGAATTCTTTCCTAAAGATTTATTTTTTCTTGCCGAAAATTTATCTGTGGGAACTTCCAGTATTTTCTTGTGAAGTTTTTTCCGGGAGGAATAAAATGAAAAAGATTTTAGTTTGCGCATTTTCTGTTTTTTTTGCTGTGTGCAGTTCATTTGCAGGAGATGCCGCTTCTTTTGACGATATAGGTTTTTCTGAAGACGGAAAATATTATCTTTTTGGCCAGTACGGAAAAACTGATAAAACTTATGAGCCTTGGGCGGAAATTTACACGGTTGATGTTGCCGCAAATGATTTTGTAAAAGGTGAAGT contains the following coding sequences:
- a CDS encoding diacylglycerol/polyprenol kinase family protein, producing MMALFSKKYSGIISRQKIIGILKELFRKSIHLCSAFVPCFLWIAYKPTIACLFALVVFYSAAEILRLNGKEVFLISAVTEAAARKRDENKFVLGPVTLVLGIILSAILWEKLPAAIGIYALAFGDGLASLAGKLFGRIQIPFTEGKTVAGSLTCFSAIFISCYLACFFMFQGQTDITKVSLIIAGAGMLIEILPLKDFDNLFIPILLGGLAQYLLC